Proteins from one Megalopta genalis isolate 19385.01 chromosome 1, iyMegGena1_principal, whole genome shotgun sequence genomic window:
- the Rpb10 gene encoding DNA-directed RNA polymerases I, II, and III subunit Rpb10: protein MIIPVRCFTCGKVIGNKWEAYLGLLQAEYTEGDALDALGLKRYCCRRMLLGHVDLIEKLLNYAPLEK, encoded by the exons ATGATTATACCGGTGCGTTGTTTTACTTGCGGAAAAGTGATTGGCAACAAATGGGAAGCTTATCTTGGTCTGCTGCAGGCCGAATACACAGAGGG AGATGCACTCGATGCACTAGGATTGAAGAGATACTGCTGCCGCAGAATGCTCCTCGGACACGTCGATTTGATTGAGAAACTTTTGAATTATGCACCATTGGAAAAATAG
- the path gene encoding solute carrier family 36 member pathetic yields the protein MENNKSPTEMDTFLPQDGSVMKDGVFSSKYKVQVAPRGDLESAAQGEGKTFDPFTERRIDNPTTDCDTLTHLLKASLGTGILSMPIAFKHAGLLVGVFATILVAFVCTHCAYILIKCAHFLYHKTRRSEMSFADVAEVAFSTGPEWGRRFSKPVRYLIQISLFATYFGTCSVYTVIVAANFNQIIEHYADVAEGEFSIRLTAACLLIPMILLSWIPNLKYLAPVSMIANIFMGTGLGITFYYLVWDLPPLTSVPLMAPIAGFPQFFSITVFAMEAIGVVMPLENNMKTPQHFVGICGVLNKGMSGVTLIYILLGFLGYARYQENTLDSITLNLPTEEIPAQVVKILIALAVYCTFGLQFYVCLDIAWNGIKDRFQKKPVLANYVLRTVMVAGAVLLAVIVPTIGPFIGLIGAFCFSILGLLIPVFIETVTYWDVGFGPGNWVALKNIVICIIGFMALVFGSRSALIDIVNLYS from the exons ATG GAAAACAATAAATCGCCAACGGAGATGGACACCTTCCTGCCTCAGGACGGGTCCGTCATGAAAGACGGCGTGTTTTCGTCCAA ATATAAAGTACAAGTAGCTCCGAGAGGAGATCTGGAGAGCGCCGCGCAAGGAGAGGGCAAAACATTTGATCCGTTCACCGAAAGAAGAATCGATAACCCGACAAC GGACTGTGACACGTTAACGCATTTATTGAAGGCCTCGCTCGGCACTGGTATCCTATCTATGCCGATAGCTTTCAAGCATGCTGGTCTCCTTGTCGGTGTCTTCGCTACGATCTTGGTGGCATTTGTTTGCACACACTGCGCGTACATTTTG ATAAAATGCGCGCACTTCCTTTATCACAAAACGCGTCGATCGGAAATGAGCTTCGCGGACGTGGCGGAAGTAGCGTTTTCCACGGGACCAGAATGGGGAAGGAGGTTTTCGAAGCCAGTTAG GTATCTAATTCAAATTAGTTTATTCGCAACGTACTTTGGCACCTGCAGCGTGTACACAGTGATAGTTGCAGCGAACTTTAATCAAATCATCGAGCACTATGCGGATGTGGCCGAGGGCGAATTTAGTATAAGATTAACGGCCGCCTGTCTGCTGATCCCCATGATATTGCTCAGTTGGATACCGAACCTGAAGTACCTCGCGCCTGTCTCCATGATAGCCAATATATTTATGGGAACAGGTTTGGGAATTACGTTTTATTACTTGGTATGGGATCTTCCGCCTTTGACGTCGGTACCGTTGATGGCACCTATCGCCGGGTTCCCGCAATTCTTCAGTATAACCGTCTTCGCCATGGAAGCGATAG GTGTTGTAATGCCGTTGGAGAACAACATGAAAACACCGCAGCACTTTGTCGGAATCTGCGGTGTTCTCAATAAGGGAATGTCCGGGGTTACTCTTATATACATTCTGTTGGGATTTCTGGGCTATGCGAGATACCAGGAAAACACTTTGGACAGCATCACGCTGAACTTGCCCACGGAAGAAAT ACCGGCGCAGGTTGTAAAGATCTTGATAGCCCTGGCTGTTTATTGTACGTTCGGTCTTCAATTTTACGTGTGCCTCGATATCGCATGGAATGGTATCAAAGACAGATTCCAGAAGAAACCAGTCCTGGCCAATTACGTTTTGAGAACAGTTATGGTCGCGGGAGCAG TTCTATTGGCTGTAATCGTGCCGACTATCGGGCCCTTCATCGGATTGATCGGTGCATTTTGCTTTTCTATACTGGGACTCCTGATACCGGTGTTCATAGAAACTGTAACGTACTGGGACGTTGGTTTTGGTCCAGGAAATTGGGTGGCATTGAAGAACATCGTCATATGCATCATCGGTTTCATGGCACTAGTGTTTGGATCTCGTAGCGCGCTGATAGATATCGTAAATTTGTACAGTTAA